Below is a window of Rattus norvegicus strain BN/NHsdMcwi chromosome 5, GRCr8, whole genome shotgun sequence DNA.
ACTCCATTTCCTTTTAACAAGCATTTTAGCAACTGCACAGAGTGCCCCTCCAGAGATGGGAAATTCCCCCATATTCCTACCAAATCCTGGAGTCTCGCTTACCTGTGAGTGTGCTTTATTTACCTCCAGTCCTGGAATATTCTGGTCCTCTCTTTTCTTCAAACCCCACATACACATTGGGCACCAAATGCTGATACACTGTTTCACATGGGATGattaaagagagaagagaaagatgtaATGAAGTCTTGAAGCAGCAGGGCGGTCAGCCTCTGGACTGAACCCTAGAACAGCCTCTGCAGAAGTGTTTTTATTGATTGTTACATAAAAGGTATCTTTAGCAAGTCAAACGAATACCAGATCCTTTTTATCTGATCTGAAGGAGCACATTATCTAAGCAATTACCAACCATTACAAGGTTTTCTGGTTTGCCAGAAATGTCTTGCTACTGAAGTCATGCAAAGGTTTTGAGTCTTCTGTAGGAAAAGCAACTCCATAAATCTCAGATAACAATCACTGATTATTTATAAGCGGTTACTTCAAAGTCTAGGTATGCCATCCCTCAGAGTTTATGTCAAGTACAATGGCTTTATTAAATTTTCACCTAtaggttggagatttagctcagtggtagaggtccccagcttcaggaaaaaaaaattttttttttcacctaTAGTTGCATGCTTGCCTAACTTGTACAAACCCCtgagctttaatcccagcacggcataagccaggtatggtggtgcatagttataattctagcactttgGAGTCATAGGCAGGAGTGTCAATAGTATAGGCTTATCCTGAGCCTATACTATTTGATACTGACTGGGTCACTTGAAAAAAAACTTATGTCAAATAATaagggctagagagaaggcttgATGTCTCTCTCCCAGAGGATCCAAGCCTTTAGTTCCTAGACCCACACTGTAAGGCTCACAACTcttgttccaggggatccaatgccccttTCAGGCCTCCATTGACACCAGCCACGAACTTGGCAAAACACATACAATGAACAGATCTCGTAaatttaaaaacagtaaaaaataaaaaatggacaATGTTCAACAAGCTTCACAACTAACCGTCGTGTTAGGATAAGACGTGCTGGCTCACTCAAGCCCTCCACCATCAGGCTTAAGTAAGGCAGGTACCCTGTCTGGTACAAACCAGTCAGCATTTGGCTTCTGTGACCCAATACTAGGGCTCCTCCACTAGGCTGCAACAGGTAAGCCCCAGTGTGGGGCTGCCTTTGGCCATCAACACTTTTAAATTCATCTTTATACTCTAAAGAAGACAACACCTAGACCCTCCCCTCAAATCTTCTATCagtgatctttcttttttttattttagacagggatttactatgtagaccagggtagccttcTGATCGGGAACAGACTAAAACCCTCTGGAAGAGTAGGGAGTACTCTTGACCACCCAGCCATCCCTTCAGCACCAGCAGTGCCCTTTTCCTCAGGTCTTTATAAAGGATTGATCCTGGCAGTTCCAGATCTGCCTTGGCAAGGTTAGCTTACAGTAGCAGTACAATGTCACAGTGTCACAGCTGTGTACCCATGTTTTATTGTCACTATGGCCAAGCAGCTACCCAGCCCTGTTAGGCATGTGCTGTTTTGGCCTGGAGCCTGTTGAGATAtagggctggcctcaaactcaaccgaaatctatctgcctctgcctctgcctcaagtgctgggattaaaggcatgagccaccaccacccagcaaaaTATAGGGATCTTAACAAGGTTAACTttactcatctcctggaagaccagAAACTTGCTAGTTCTGGGATTGTGTAAGGAGAATGCTCTGGTTGATCTGTTTACAAAACAGTTTCCACTTGGCCTTTCTCTTATTGGTCCCTGACTCTACAAAGCCCTGTCTGGGCTTGTTGTGAACATGACCACCTCTCCaatggatttattcatttccttggatttttttttttttaatctaactaGGTAAGAGTCCAGGGAGAGAAACATCATTAAATAAAAGCTGAAAAGctggccggggttggggatttagctcagtggaaggccctgggatcggtcctcagctccgataaaataaaataaaataaaataaaatctggcCATATTGAGATCCGGGAGCACCAAGGTGAAGGCTAGAATCTAGAGGGCACCATTAAACCCAGGGGGAGAGTCTGTGAATTGAAGATAAGAGACTAATGTGCATGAACCTTCCTGTTTAGGTCAGTACAGTGGATGGCTCCGTGGGTTAAGTGCTTGCCACAtaagcctgacaacttgaatCAGATCcccagaagagaaccaactccacacagttgttctctgacctctacatgtgtgttATGGCATATGCACTTGCATATTGTGCCTCCCCTCTCAAAACACCATGTCTTTTCCAAGATAAATATCTGCAGCATCACCTCTGAAAGGTAGGGTACGTGCAGCATCACTTGGTGACCTCGGTTACAGAGCTGGGACTAGAGCCCGCAATGTCTGCCTTCCTATTGGCTTATGTAACTTTTAGCTAGGTTAATAATATCTGGGAATGAGAGCGATACTTGGCCACTTTCTGCTAAGAATCCCCAGAAATCCCTCATGCAAAGCATAAGTAGTTCCTCAAATGGAGAACCCTAGTCTTGCACGTACCCTAAAGCTGACACCCCTGTCCATCAGAGCCGGCAGGACTTTCTGGTCCACACGGAGGTGCAGTATGGATTGCTAGGCTCTTGCCAAGGGAAGCAACACCCATATTCTGAAGAAGCTGCTTTTAAGGTTTTGGATAAAAATTAACGTGTGAGGATTTAAAATTTTTCCCCAAGGCACACTAAAGAATTTAGGATCTCTTGCGATCCTAAATTAGCGGGGAGAAGTGGTTGTCAGGTGAAAGGGGCAGGACCGCCGAGCAGGAACAGGACAGAGTTCCAGAGACCTCATAGGACCACAGGACTATTTTTTAAACGACCTACTCCCAACAGGAGGCGTTCCGCACGTCACTTCCGCAGGTACCCGGAAGCTAACTGGCTTGGGTGAAAGGAAACAACGAAGAAAAGAAATACTGTTAAAGGCCACGTGTACGCAGAGAGCACTATCCGGGATCGTGGGTGCATGTAGGGCTTGGTTGTTTTTTATCTGGAAACAGCGGCTGAGGGAGCGTTCCCTCTAACCGGAACCGATCGCTTGAGGGCACTCAAAGAACGTGTTAGGACAGAATCGGGCGCCAGAGGGCGCTGGGTAGGATCAGCAGCCGGAAATGATCAAGGACAGAGGAGAAATGGTCAGCCCTAACTTCCGGGATTCGGTAGGCCGTTCGGAAGCTTGAGGAAGCTTGAGAGCCTGTTGGGGAGCTTAAAAGATGAGAGGCTGCGGGGCTCGGTTGACCTGCGTATGTTTGGTGCGTGCGAGCTCGATATTGTCCTGCGCTTTGGGTTTCGGTGCCTGAGCAGAAACAGTGGGTGGATGGCTTACAGGGATCACGTTGGTGGAGTTAAGTAGGGACAGAATTTAAGCTAAGAGCGACTTTTGAAGATGTCTCCTCATTGCTGGTCAGGGGGACCCAGGGTGATGGGATATGTGAGGCGTGTGGCCTGGCCAATCGGCGACGGCTGAGAGCACAGCCCACCGCCGCAGCGTGACCTCAACCGGTACCTGTATTCTAGCTTTGAGCACTGCGGCCCGACCAACAGCTCACCATGTTCCTGGCGCGCCTGACTTCACAGCTGGTCAGGAGTGTTGTTCCCTGGGCAGGTAAGAGGCCCTTGGACACCTAGGTTGGGGATGGGAATCATAGCGGCCCAGCTCACCTTCAGTAGTCTTATGTCGTTACTGGAAATAAGAGCCTGACCACAAACTTTCCTGAGAACTTCCATGCACTATGTAAGGGTACATCACAGTTTCAGCCCGAAGAATAAGGTGCAGGACTTCCCGTTTGCGTGTATGTGTTGCCCAACCTGGGTAGTAGTGGTGTTCTGATCTAGTGTGATCTCACTAGTAGCAACTGTATTGTTTCCCCAGGTTTCAGTCGTTCCTGGCCTGGCTCTGGGGTGATTGGCAGCCATGCTTTTCGACCCCTTTACAGTTTGCAGCCTGCAAGCCCAAGTCGGGCTGCCTCCCTCCCTGGTAAGAGGGCCCAGTTAGAGCTTGAAGAGTTCCTGGTCCCCAGGAAGATGGCCATCAGTCCTCTAGAGAGCTGGCTGACTGTTCAATACCTGTTGCCCAGACTGAATGTTGAGGTCCCAGTGACTCTGGCTCCCTCCCAATTCTACAAATGTCCACCTagccagggggaggaggaagccaaacagggagacagggaagtcTGGGATGCCACTCCAATGCAGTGCAAAAATGTGCTGAAGATCCGAAGGCGGAAGATGAACCACCACAAGTACCGTAAACTGATCAAGAGGACACGGTTTCTACGACGTAAAGTCCGGGAAGGACGTTTGAAAAGGAAGCAGGTGAATGGGGGCTCGCCCTTGGACCTAGGTGGACAGCGGTTAAGGGTGTTTGGCTTTGCTCAGCATAATACATTGGTTGTCTCCTCTGCCCTTGCAGATCAAGTTTGAGAAAGACTTGAAGCGCATCTGGCTGAAGGCAGGCCTGAAGGAAGCCCCTGAGAACTGGCAGACCCCAAAGATCTACATGAAGAACAAATAAGTCTAGGTTCCCGTCCCTCTGGCCCTCTCACCGCCGCTACCCACCTTTTATAATAAACGTTGGAAGGACTCATTATTCTAGGCTGGCCTAGAGTTTCTCTGGCTTGGTGTGAGATCTCTTCAGACTCTGTCATAGGAATATGACAGACTTCTGTCATAGGAACCCAGGGCCCAAGAGTGCCTAGTGGTCCCTGACCTCCAGCCTGACTGATCTGCCTTCTGACGTGACGGCCTCCTTCAGAGACGTGTGCTCTGGGATCATCGTGGACAGCTCCAGGGAGGTTAGCTTCAACATGAATACTGATGGTAGAGCGGCCTGGGTGGCCTGGAGCTGAGGGGTACGTGGGTTAAGGGGAGTGGTGAGGTGAGAGATGAGCTGTGAGGACTCAGGAGGGAAGCAGGAAAAGGAAGCCCAGTCTCGAGAGATGGCACATGGTCCTCTCTGGTTAAGGAGCCCTTTTAGTTGCCCTATTGGCTGGGATGGTCTCATCTTGCCACAGAGACAGCATTGGCGTGAGTTGCCAGCTTTTCCAGACGTGGAGGCCTCCCCTTGTTCCCTCGGCCCTCTGTGTTCTGGAGTCCTCAGTGTCGGTGGGGGCACTAGTCAGGAAGGTTACCTGGGTGGTATGTTTTGGTAAGTTCAGCGTTGACGGCTTTCTAAGGAAGGTGCTGTTTTAGAGTCTCAGCTTGAGGTAGAGACCCTCATGACTCCAGTATTCCTGTATACATTcaagaggaatgtatacagagtATATTCAAGAGGAATGTATGCTCTGAACAGTTGAGGGCCTGGAAGGACCCTGTGCTTGTACACCAAGGTATGAGGGAGCTAGGCATAAGCTTGGGAAACTGAGCAGTGCATCTGTTGTTAGGCCATGTGGGCCCTCATGTACCCTGTTCTCCGATAGCAGCTGAATTAACAAATCTAGGCTAGACTAGATGATATTGATAACCAGATGTTCTTTGGGCTCCAACTGGGCCCCTGACCGGTGAATGAAATCAGTAAAAAGGTTTCTAAAGGCCTGGTCCCAAAAGGGCCTTGTGCTCTCTGCTGAAAGATTGAAGCTGATTGGATGGAGCACTAAAATCCTCTACTGTAGTTGTGCTTCTACTAGTGACCATAAGGGGGCAGCAGCCAGGCTCTTGGCCTCCCACAGACCCTGGCAGAGGACCAGAGCAGCTGGCTGAAAGCTCCTTTCAGGACTCCCCAGCTGTGGTACTCTTTCTGAGCCTGGACCTCCTGTGGTGACTAGAACAGAGGTCCTAGGGCCAGGACCTCAAAGATGGAGCCTTGCTGAAGTGGGACGTGCTCTCTCTGATCCAGTTCCGGccaagtctcactgtgtagctcccTGCATTCTGCTGGCACTTTTGGCTGCCCACAGCTGCTCCTGGTATTTCCTTCCAGCCCTGCCCAGAAGCTGCCCTGTGGCTCACCCCACACTTCCCTTTTAGAGGAAAAATGGGGTTTTGATTTTCTTGTCTGGAGCTAAGCTTCCAGATTTTAGAAGAGAGTGCTCTGGGATCACCATGAACAGCTCCAGGAAGGTGGGCTTCATTGTGAATACTGATGGTAGAGTGGCCTGGGTGGCCCAGGCCCAGGAGTTTCAGCTACCATGCTGGCTTCCAGCCAGGGTATCAGCTGGAATCCAAAGAAGAGGCTCGGGGCTACTTCACCTCATGGTTCCTACAGGATAATAGgcggattttgttttgtttttggaaacagggtctctgtagtcttggctgtcctatgtaaactaggctagcctcaaactcagatcatcatgacttggcctcccaagtgctaggattaaagccatgTACCATTCTGTCTGCCCATGGGCAATGGTTCTTAACATGGCCTGAATCTTCTAGAGACATATTTAGTTGTTAGAATGGGGATCGGAGACAGGATTATTGCTGAATTCCTTCAAGACAGGAACACACAACTACTGCATAATCCTATGCATAGAATCAGCCCCGAGGATGAGATTCTTATTCCCTACGATATAGAAGACTttacccagggctggagagacggttcagtggttaagaacatggactgctcttgcagaggacctgagttcaaatcccagcaaccacctggtggctcacaaccatctgtaatgagatctgatgctctcttctggtgtgtctaaagacagttccaatgtatttttttttctttttttttggagctggggaccgaacccagggccttgccctcgctaggcaagcgctctaccgctgagctaaatccccaacccctacaatgtatttttatataataaataattttttttcggttctttttttcagagctggggaccgaacccagggccttgtgcttcctaggcaagcgctctaccactgagctaaatccccaaccccaataaataatttttttaaagactaccCAACCAAGATTTCAGCAGAAAATTTGagaattatattttttttctttgtagctcCTCCCAGGTCACAAGTGGCTATCCTTTCTTTCCTATATAGGGTCTCTATCGGCCTTCTACCTTGTGGGATACATAACCCCTTCCTAGCTCCCTTTTGTAGAAAAATGCTATGAGGGGAGGCTCGTGATTTGGTTCTGTTTCCAACTGC
It encodes the following:
- the Aurkaip1 gene encoding small ribosomal subunit protein mS38 isoform X3, whose translation is MFALSTAARPTAHHVPGAPDFTAGQECCSLGSQGEEEAKQGDREVWDATPMQCKNVLKIRRRKMNHHKYRKLIKRTRFLRRKVREGRLKRKQIKFEKDLKRIWLKAGLKEAPENWQTPKIYMKNK
- the Aurkaip1 gene encoding small ribosomal subunit protein mS38 isoform X2, translating into MFLARLTSQLVRSVVPWAGFSRSWPGSGVIGSHAFRPLYSLQPASPSRAASLPGKRAQLELEEFLVPRKMAISPLESWLTVQYLLPRLNVEVPVTLAPSQFYKCPPSQGEEEAKQGDREVWDATPMQCKNVLKIRRRKMNHHKYRKLIKRTRFLRRKVREGRLKRKQIKFEKDLKRIWLKAGLKEAPENWQTPKIYMKNK
- the Aurkaip1 gene encoding small ribosomal subunit protein mS38 isoform X1, with amino-acid sequence MFLARLTSQLVRSVVPWAGFSRSWPGSGVIGSHAFRPLYSLQPASPSRAASLPGKRAQLELEEFLVPRKMAISPLESWLTVQYLLPRLNVEVPVTLAPSQFYKCPPSQGEEEAKQGDREVWDATPMQCKNVLKIRRRKMNHHKYRKLIKRTRFLRRKVREGRLKRKQVNGGSPLDLGGQRLRVFGFAQHNTLVVSSALADQV